Proteins from a single region of Nerophis lumbriciformis linkage group LG36, RoL_Nlum_v2.1, whole genome shotgun sequence:
- the hnrnpaba gene encoding heterogeneous nuclear ribonucleoprotein A/Ba, protein MADIEQQYMETSENGHEVDDDFNGGDQAGGNDDCGGAGADDNSQNGGTEGGQINASKGEEDAGKMFVGGLSWDTTKKDLKDYFSKFGEVSDCTIKIDQTTGRSRGFGFILFKEPGSVDKVLEQKEHRLDGRQIDPKKAMAMKKEPVKKIFVGGLNPDTAKDVIEDYFKTFGEIETIELPQDPKTEKRRGFVFITYQDEAHVKKVMEKKYHTVGGSKCEIKIAQPKEVYQQQQYGARGFSGGRGGRGGRPGQGQNWNQGYNNYWNQGGGGGGGYNQGYGYGQQSYGGYGGGYGGYDYSAGYYGYGGGYDYNQGNTSYGKTPRRGHPSSYKPY, encoded by the exons ATGGCCGACATCGAGCAACAGTACATGGAGACGTCAGAAAACGGCCACGAAGTCGACGACGACTTTAATGGAGGCGACCAGGCCGGCGGAAACGACGACTGCGGTGGCGCAGGGGCCGACGACAACTCGCAGAACGGCGGCACAGAAggcggtcaaatcaacgccagcaAGGGCGAGGAGGATGCAGG GAAAATGTTTGTTGGTGGCCTTAGCTGGGACACAACCAAGAAGGATCTCAAAGATTACTTCTCCAAGTTTGGCGAGGTGTCAGACTGCACCATTAAAATCGACCAGACAACAGGCCGGTCACGAGGCTTTGGCTTTATTCTTTTTAAGGAGCCTGGTAGCGTAGATAAG GTTCTGGAACAGAAGGAGCACAGGCTGGACGGGCGACAGATTGACCCCAAGAAAGCTATGGCCATGAAGAAGGAACCAGTCAAGAAGATCTTTGTGGGGGGCCTTAACCCAGACACGGCAAAGGATGTCATTGAGGACTACTTTAAAACATTTGGAGAG ATTGAAACAATTGAGCTTCCTCAAGACCCAAAGACTGAGAAGAGAAGAGGTTTTGTATTCATCACATACCAGGATGAGGCTCACGTGAAGAAAGTCATGGAGAAAAAATACCACACTGTCGGTGGAAGCAAG TGTGAAATTAAGATAGCCCAACCCAAAGAGGTCTACCAGCAGCAGCAGTATGGTGCTCGTGGATTCAGCGGTGGTCGCGGAGGCAGGGGAGGCCGTCCAG gTCAGGGCCAGAACTGGAATCAAGGTTACAACAACTACTGGAACCAGGGAGGCGGAGGAGGAGGCGGATACAACCAGGGCTATGGCTATGGACAGCAAAGCTATGGCGGCTACGGTGGTGGCTATGGCGGCTATGACTACTCTGCTGGTTATTACGGCTATGGGGGTGGCTACGATTACA ACCAGGGCAATACAAGCTATGGGAAAACTCCAAGACGTGGCCACCCGAGTAGCTACAAGCCATACTGA